The Kineothrix sp. MB12-C1 genome includes a window with the following:
- a CDS encoding methyl-accepting chemotaxis protein encodes MNHKRQVKNIVITERLRVLFKTLCRFGRISRNVKIQTRLFVSFFIITFIPLSVVGSIAYKKSNDAIEAKISSYSTEVVKQIGKNVHAEIQKISAVSKNIIISEELQNSVDDFYSNDNLKKLDSTRKIESLLTNTTGINQSIKKLYINIGESITIGDNHLGDSVVSDESKEKIQKKMEISNNNSVLSMIKAEDGSPQLLLLSKIQSNDDGNVLGQMYMFLKPETFSNVLKDVNLGNGLDIFIINSNGIVIASENSVSTFGIPYRDKLLIKKLESERQGFSTDIGGKDYLVTFSKIQDTDWYMVAAVPYSFLNTETNSVRNTIIFITILCLIIALFLAYTITISISTPLKRLVGLINEAKKGNFSNKLRDKSKDEIANVISNFDEMSQNINSLVSKVNTSAQKVLKSSEEIIISTSRSQISSEQVGITIQEIATGAANQAEDISEGANFLNMLSGNINSVEVVIGNVAEVVKNTKGLSDVAMSTVKSLNDKTVETKSVSTKIIDNINDLSKEMQEIQKITRIIVDISEQTNLLALNAAIEASRVGETGKSFAVVAEEVRKLANQSKSASVMISDILLNIKRKTELTVSAANSANIVISEQMDVVEETDNSFKAIFEAMANISDQINDVSNAVSQILEIKNLTLSKIESVAGVAQETAATTEEVSTNTQRQIVEAKLLANLAVNLQGLSVELSEAISGFKMEQEYKVG; translated from the coding sequence ATGAATCATAAAAGACAAGTAAAAAATATTGTGATAACAGAGCGGTTAAGAGTTTTATTTAAAACTTTGTGTAGATTTGGCAGAATATCCAGAAATGTTAAAATACAAACTCGATTGTTTGTGTCCTTTTTTATTATTACTTTTATACCTCTATCTGTGGTTGGTTCTATTGCATATAAAAAATCCAATGATGCTATTGAAGCAAAAATAAGTTCATATTCAACGGAAGTTGTAAAACAAATTGGGAAAAATGTTCATGCTGAGATTCAGAAAATTAGCGCTGTAAGTAAAAATATAATTATATCCGAAGAATTACAGAATAGTGTTGATGATTTTTATTCGAATGATAATTTGAAAAAGCTAGATTCCACAAGGAAGATAGAGTCACTTCTTACGAATACTACAGGTATTAATCAATCAATTAAAAAACTTTATATCAATATTGGTGAGAGTATTACAATTGGTGATAACCATCTGGGAGATAGTGTGGTATCCGATGAAAGCAAAGAAAAAATTCAAAAAAAAATGGAAATTTCAAACAATAACTCGGTACTAAGTATGATTAAGGCGGAAGATGGCTCTCCGCAGTTGCTATTATTGAGTAAAATTCAATCAAATGATGATGGAAATGTTCTTGGGCAAATGTACATGTTTTTAAAACCGGAAACTTTTTCTAATGTACTAAAAGATGTTAATTTAGGCAATGGCTTAGATATATTTATAATCAATTCAAATGGTATCGTAATTGCAAGTGAAAATTCAGTATCTACATTTGGGATTCCATATAGAGATAAACTATTAATAAAAAAACTTGAAAGCGAAAGACAAGGTTTTTCAACTGATATTGGTGGGAAGGATTATCTGGTTACGTTTTCTAAAATACAGGATACGGATTGGTATATGGTAGCAGCAGTGCCTTATTCTTTCCTGAATACTGAGACAAATAGTGTGAGGAATACAATTATTTTTATAACAATACTATGTCTTATTATTGCCCTTTTTTTAGCTTACACAATTACAATTAGCATATCTACACCCTTAAAACGTTTGGTAGGACTGATTAACGAAGCTAAAAAGGGAAACTTTTCAAATAAGCTGAGAGATAAAAGTAAAGATGAAATAGCTAATGTTATATCCAATTTCGATGAGATGTCACAAAATATTAACTCGCTTGTGTCAAAAGTCAATACTTCTGCGCAAAAAGTTTTAAAAAGTTCGGAAGAAATAATCATTTCAACTTCGCGTTCACAAATTAGTTCAGAGCAAGTTGGAATAACAATTCAGGAAATTGCCACGGGAGCAGCAAATCAGGCCGAGGACATTTCAGAAGGTGCCAATTTTTTAAATATGCTTTCAGGTAATATCAATAGCGTTGAAGTAGTAATAGGAAATGTTGCTGAAGTTGTTAAAAATACAAAGGGATTAAGTGATGTAGCAATGTCTACAGTTAAGTCTTTAAATGATAAGACAGTTGAAACAAAATCTGTTTCTACCAAGATAATTGATAATATAAATGACTTAAGTAAAGAAATGCAGGAAATACAGAAAATAACAAGAATAATAGTAGATATTTCGGAGCAAACAAATTTACTTGCATTAAATGCTGCGATAGAAGCTTCAAGGGTTGGAGAAACGGGAAAAAGCTTTGCGGTAGTAGCTGAGGAGGTTAGAAAACTTGCAAATCAATCAAAAAGCGCCTCTGTAATGATCAGTGATATTCTGTTAAATATTAAAAGAAAGACGGAATTAACAGTCAGTGCTGCCAATAGTGCCAACATAGTAATTTCGGAACAAATGGATGTTGTAGAAGAAACTGATAATTCATTCAAAGCAATTTTTGAGGCAATGGCAAATATTTCAGATCAGATTAATGATGTAAGTAATGCAGTAAGTCAAATTCTTGAAATTAAGAATTTAACTTTGTCAAAAATAGAAAGTGTTGCAGGGGTTGCACAGGAAACTGCGGCAACAACCGAAGAAGTATCGACAAATACGCAAAGGCAGATTGTGGAAGCAAAATTGCTTGCTAACTTAGCAGTTAATTTGCAAGGATTGTCGGTAGAACTTAGCGAAGCTATTTCAGGATTTAAGATGGAACAGGAATACAAGGTAGGGTGA